From the genome of Streptomyces sp. NBC_01317, one region includes:
- a CDS encoding DUF7455 domain-containing protein produces MTTVLTPASPLTAADRCDRCGAQAYLRVVLSSGGELLFCAHHGRKFEPELKKIAAEIQDETDRLTAVPAVPGEEEH; encoded by the coding sequence GTGACTACTGTTCTGACCCCCGCGAGCCCGCTGACCGCGGCTGACCGCTGCGACCGGTGCGGCGCCCAGGCCTATCTGCGCGTTGTCCTGTCCAGCGGTGGTGAACTGCTCTTCTGCGCCCACCACGGACGTAAGTTCGAGCCGGAACTCAAGAAGATCGCCGCGGAAATACAGGATGAGACCGACCGGCTGACGGCCGTCCCTGCCGTCCCCGGTGAAGAGGAACACTGA
- a CDS encoding DUF1453 domain-containing protein yields MSTFVDVLVAAAVVALIVARRTRPQRITGDGRRWLVLPVVLVVIALRRSGLVDAHHQALSGLLLGTELVVGLLMGAGWAATSTIWAEPDGSLWSRGTRATAAVWVAGIAVRLGLAGVGALYGIHQGTGALLLALAASVLVRRGMLVVRSGALRPSYGDGAPAVSGKDRV; encoded by the coding sequence ATGTCCACGTTCGTCGACGTCCTGGTCGCGGCGGCGGTCGTCGCCCTGATCGTCGCGCGCCGGACGAGGCCCCAGCGGATCACCGGTGACGGGCGCCGCTGGCTCGTCCTCCCCGTGGTCCTCGTTGTCATCGCCCTGCGCCGGTCGGGCCTCGTCGACGCGCACCACCAGGCCCTGTCCGGGCTGCTGCTCGGCACGGAACTCGTGGTGGGCCTGCTGATGGGCGCCGGCTGGGCCGCCACCAGCACGATCTGGGCCGAGCCCGACGGCTCGCTCTGGTCCAGGGGGACCAGGGCCACCGCCGCCGTCTGGGTCGCCGGGATCGCGGTACGGCTCGGACTGGCCGGCGTCGGCGCCCTGTACGGCATCCACCAGGGCACCGGAGCGCTGCTCCTCGCCCTCGCCGCCTCCGTTCTCGTCCGCAGGGGCATGCTGGTGGTGCGGTCCGGTGCCCTGAGGCCGTCGTACGGAGACGGCGCGCCGGCCGTGTCGGGGAAGGACCGTGTGTGA
- a CDS encoding DNA gyrase/topoisomerase IV subunit B yields MTADTSVPSSALLTADRDGSNYTARHLLVLEGLEAVRKRPGMYIGSTDSRGLMHCLWEIIDNSVDEALGGYCDHIDVTLHEDGSVEVKDNGRGIPVDVEPKTGLSGIEVVMTKLHAGGKFGGGSYAASGGLHGVGASVVNALSARLDVEVDRNGATHGISFRRGVPGIFTEQGPDAPFDPANGLLKGKRVPRTRTGTRVRYWADRQIFLKDAKLSLEHLHQRARQTAFLVPGLTIVVRDERAAGESEGGGTVEETFRFDGGISEFCEYLAQDKAVCDVLRLTGSGTFKETVPVLDDRGHMTPTEVTRELGVDVALRWGTGYDSTIRSYVNIIATPKGGTHVSGFERSLTRTVNEVLRSAKMLRVAEDDIVKDDALEGLTAVVTVRLAEPQFEGQTKEILGTSAANRIVANVIAKELKEFLTSTKRDAKAQARAVLEKAVAAARTRIAARQHKEAQRRKTALESSSLPAKLADCRSDDVDRSELFIVEGDSALGTAKLARNSEFQALLPIRGKILNVQKSSVSDMLKNAECGAIIQVIGAGSGRTFDIDAARYGKIVLLVDADVDGAHIRCLLLTLFQRYMRPMVEAGRVFAAVPPLHRIELVQPKKGQDKYVYTYSDNELRETMAQFQRKNVRFKDAIQRYKGLGEMDADQLAETTMDPRHRTLRRINIGDLESSEQVFDLLMGNEVAPRKEFITSSAATLDRSRIDA; encoded by the coding sequence GTGACCGCCGATACGTCCGTGCCGTCCAGTGCGCTGCTGACCGCAGACCGTGACGGTTCCAACTACACCGCGCGGCACCTGCTCGTCCTTGAGGGGCTCGAAGCGGTCCGCAAGCGACCCGGGATGTACATCGGGTCGACCGACAGCCGGGGGCTGATGCACTGCCTCTGGGAGATCATCGACAACTCGGTGGACGAGGCCCTGGGGGGCTACTGCGACCACATCGACGTGACCCTCCACGAGGACGGCTCCGTCGAGGTCAAGGACAACGGCCGGGGCATCCCGGTCGACGTCGAGCCCAAGACCGGCCTCTCCGGCATCGAGGTCGTCATGACCAAGCTGCACGCGGGCGGGAAGTTCGGCGGCGGCTCGTACGCCGCCTCCGGCGGTCTGCACGGCGTCGGGGCCTCCGTGGTCAACGCCCTCTCCGCCCGGCTCGACGTCGAGGTGGACCGCAACGGCGCCACCCACGGCATCAGCTTCCGGCGCGGGGTCCCCGGCATCTTCACCGAGCAGGGCCCCGACGCGCCCTTCGACCCGGCGAACGGCCTCCTCAAGGGCAAGCGCGTCCCCAGGACCCGTACCGGCACCCGGGTGAGGTACTGGGCCGACCGGCAGATCTTCCTCAAGGACGCCAAGCTCTCCCTGGAGCACCTGCACCAGCGCGCCCGCCAGACCGCCTTCCTCGTCCCCGGCCTCACCATCGTCGTCAGGGACGAGCGCGCGGCCGGCGAGAGCGAGGGCGGCGGCACGGTCGAGGAGACGTTCCGTTTCGACGGCGGCATCAGCGAGTTCTGCGAGTACCTGGCGCAGGACAAGGCCGTCTGCGACGTGCTGCGGCTGACCGGCTCCGGCACGTTCAAGGAGACCGTGCCCGTCCTGGACGACCGCGGCCACATGACACCCACCGAGGTCACCCGAGAGCTGGGCGTCGACGTCGCCCTGCGCTGGGGCACGGGGTACGACTCCACGATCCGTTCGTACGTGAACATCATCGCCACCCCCAAGGGCGGCACCCACGTCAGCGGCTTCGAGCGGTCCCTGACCAGGACGGTCAACGAGGTGCTGCGCTCGGCCAAGATGCTGCGCGTCGCCGAGGACGACATCGTCAAGGACGACGCCCTGGAGGGCCTCACCGCCGTCGTGACCGTACGGCTCGCGGAGCCGCAGTTCGAGGGCCAGACCAAGGAGATCCTCGGTACGTCCGCGGCCAACCGGATCGTCGCGAACGTCATCGCCAAGGAGCTCAAGGAGTTCCTGACCTCCACGAAGCGCGACGCCAAGGCGCAGGCACGGGCCGTCCTGGAGAAGGCCGTCGCCGCCGCCCGTACGCGGATCGCGGCGCGCCAGCACAAGGAGGCGCAGCGCAGGAAGACGGCGCTGGAGTCCTCCTCGCTCCCCGCCAAGCTGGCCGACTGCCGCAGCGACGACGTGGACCGCAGCGAGCTGTTCATCGTGGAGGGGGACTCCGCGCTCGGTACGGCGAAGCTCGCCAGGAACAGTGAGTTCCAGGCGCTGCTGCCCATCCGGGGCAAGATCCTCAACGTCCAGAAGTCGTCGGTCTCGGACATGCTCAAGAACGCCGAGTGCGGGGCGATCATCCAGGTCATAGGGGCGGGCTCGGGCCGGACCTTCGACATCGACGCCGCCCGCTACGGCAAGATCGTGCTCCTGGTCGACGCCGACGTCGACGGCGCGCACATCCGCTGCCTGTTGCTGACGCTCTTCCAGCGGTACATGCGGCCGATGGTGGAGGCGGGCCGGGTCTTCGCCGCCGTGCCGCCGCTGCACCGGATCGAGTTGGTCCAGCCCAAGAAGGGCCAGGACAAGTACGTGTACACGTACTCGGACAACGAGCTGCGCGAGACGATGGCCCAGTTCCAGCGCAAGAACGTGCGCTTCAAGGACGCCATCCAGCGGTACAAGGGCCTCGGCGAGATGGACGCCGACCAGCTGGCCGAGACCACGATGGACCCCCGCCACCGCACGCTGCGGCGGATCAACATCGGGGACCTCGAATCGTCCGAGCAGGTCTTCGACCTGCTGATGGGCAACGAGGTCGCCCCCCGCAAGGAGTTCATCACCAGCTCGGCGGCGACGCTGGACCGCTCCCGCATCGACGCCTGA
- a CDS encoding serine protease — MRRPLARALTGGLAVIAVGAVLPLASPVPAAADRVVIGGQAVRITDSPWVVALSSRARFGGTRAGQFCGGVVVAPTKVLTAAHCMSRSVLGAAPEAVRDLRVIAGRERLPGADGQEIAVRSVLVDPAYDPATNASDLAVMTLADALPASYVIRPAEPGDEAAAPGTPAAVYGWGDTTGEGRYAYGLRSAPVTVLPDATCERAYPGGSGGRYEPSTMLCAGDTAGGHDACQGDSGGPLVARGRLVGLVSWGSGCGRGESPGVYTRVTTALQPVAEALQADLQADTGKRR, encoded by the coding sequence ATGCGTCGTCCTCTTGCCCGAGCGCTGACCGGAGGACTGGCCGTGATCGCGGTGGGGGCCGTGCTGCCGCTCGCCTCGCCCGTGCCCGCCGCCGCGGACCGTGTGGTCATCGGCGGCCAGGCGGTACGGATCACCGACAGTCCGTGGGTCGTGGCCCTGTCCAGCCGTGCCCGCTTCGGCGGAACGCGGGCGGGCCAGTTCTGCGGAGGCGTGGTGGTGGCGCCGACAAAAGTCCTGACCGCCGCCCACTGCATGAGCCGGTCCGTCCTGGGTGCCGCGCCCGAGGCCGTACGGGATCTGCGGGTCATCGCGGGACGGGAGCGGCTGCCGGGGGCGGACGGCCAGGAGATCGCCGTACGGTCGGTCCTCGTCGACCCCGCGTACGACCCGGCCACCAACGCGTCGGACCTCGCCGTCATGACGCTGGCGGACGCGCTGCCCGCCTCGTACGTGATCCGCCCCGCGGAACCGGGCGACGAGGCGGCCGCCCCCGGCACCCCGGCGGCCGTCTACGGCTGGGGTGACACCACGGGGGAGGGGCGCTATGCGTACGGGCTCCGCTCCGCGCCCGTGACGGTCCTCCCGGACGCGACGTGCGAGCGGGCCTACCCGGGAGGCTCAGGCGGCCGCTACGAGCCCTCCACGATGCTCTGTGCGGGCGATACGGCCGGCGGGCACGACGCGTGCCAGGGAGACAGCGGCGGGCCGCTGGTGGCCCGTGGGCGGCTGGTCGGCCTGGTGTCGTGGGGCAGCGGCTGCGGGCGCGGGGAGAGTCCCGGGGTCTACACCCGGGTCACGACGGCGCTCCAGCCGGTCGCGGAGGCCCTGCAGGCCGACCTACAGGCCGACACCGGGAAGCGGCGCTGA
- a CDS encoding RNA polymerase sigma factor, whose amino-acid sequence MSASTSRTLPPEIAESESVMALIERGKADGQIAGDDVRRAFDADQIPPTQWKNVLRSLNQILEEEGVTLMVSAAESPKRARKSVAAKSPVKRTATTKAVAAKTTTTKTVAAATATPSAESVDAGADDVTAAPAKKAAAKKTVAKKATAKKAAVKKTAAKKTSAKKDADDADGEESAEEVQAGKGEEEETEGENKGFVLSDDDEDDAPAQQVAVAGATADPVKDYLKQIGKVPLLNAEQEVELAKRIEAGLFAEDKLANADKLAPKLKRELEIIAEDGRRAKNHLLEANLRLVVSLAKRYTGRGMLFLDLIQEGNLGLIRAVEKFDYTKGYKFSTYATWWIRQAITRAMADQARTIRIPVHMVEVINKLARVQRQMLQDLGREPTPEELAKELDMTPEKVIEVQKYGREPISLHTPLGEDGDSEFGDLIEDSEAVVPADAVSFTLLQEQLHSVLDTLSEREAGVVSMRFGLTDGQPKTLDEIGKVYGVTRERIRQIESKTMSKLRHPSRSQVLRDYLD is encoded by the coding sequence GTGTCGGCCAGCACATCCCGTACGCTCCCGCCGGAGATCGCCGAGTCCGAGTCTGTGATGGCGCTCATCGAGCGGGGAAAGGCTGATGGGCAGATCGCCGGCGATGACGTGCGTCGGGCCTTCGACGCTGACCAGATTCCGCCAACCCAGTGGAAGAACGTTCTGCGCAGCCTCAACCAGATCCTCGAGGAAGAGGGTGTGACGCTGATGGTCAGTGCCGCGGAGTCGCCGAAGCGCGCCCGCAAGAGCGTCGCTGCGAAGAGCCCGGTCAAGCGCACCGCCACCACGAAGGCCGTCGCCGCCAAGACGACCACGACGAAGACCGTCGCGGCCGCCACCGCCACCCCGTCGGCCGAGTCCGTGGACGCGGGCGCCGACGACGTCACGGCCGCCCCCGCGAAGAAGGCGGCGGCGAAGAAGACCGTGGCCAAGAAGGCGACTGCCAAGAAGGCCGCCGTGAAGAAGACGGCTGCCAAGAAGACCAGTGCCAAGAAGGACGCCGACGACGCCGACGGCGAGGAGTCGGCCGAAGAGGTCCAGGCCGGCAAGGGCGAGGAGGAGGAGACCGAGGGCGAGAACAAGGGCTTCGTCCTCTCCGACGACGACGAGGACGACGCGCCCGCCCAGCAGGTCGCCGTCGCCGGTGCCACCGCCGACCCGGTCAAGGACTACCTCAAGCAGATCGGCAAGGTCCCGCTCCTCAACGCCGAGCAGGAGGTCGAACTCGCCAAGCGCATCGAGGCCGGTCTCTTCGCCGAGGACAAGCTGGCCAACGCGGACAAGCTCGCCCCCAAGCTCAAGCGCGAGCTGGAGATCATCGCCGAGGACGGGCGCCGCGCCAAGAACCACCTCCTGGAGGCCAACCTCCGCCTGGTGGTCTCGCTGGCCAAGCGCTACACCGGCCGCGGCATGCTCTTCCTGGACCTGATCCAGGAGGGCAACCTGGGTCTGATCCGCGCGGTCGAGAAGTTCGACTACACCAAGGGCTACAAGTTCTCCACGTACGCCACCTGGTGGATCCGCCAGGCGATCACCCGCGCCATGGCCGACCAGGCCCGCACCATCCGTATCCCGGTGCACATGGTCGAGGTCATCAACAAGCTCGCGCGCGTGCAGCGCCAGATGCTCCAGGACCTGGGCCGCGAGCCCACCCCGGAGGAGCTGGCCAAGGAACTCGACATGACCCCCGAGAAGGTCATCGAGGTCCAGAAGTACGGCCGTGAGCCGATCTCCCTGCACACCCCGCTGGGCGAGGACGGCGACAGCGAGTTCGGAGACCTCATCGAGGACTCCGAGGCGGTCGTACCGGCCGACGCCGTGAGCTTCACGCTCCTCCAGGAGCAGTTGCACTCGGTGCTCGACACCCTCTCCGAGCGGGAGGCCGGCGTGGTGTCCATGCGCTTCGGTCTCACCGACGGGCAGCCCAAGACACTCGACGAGATCGGCAAGGTCTACGGCGTGACGCGCGAGCGCATCCGCCAGATCGAGTCCAAGACCATGTCGAAGCTGCGCCACCCGTCGCGTTCGCAGGTCCTGCGCGACTACCTCGACTAG
- a CDS encoding FadR/GntR family transcriptional regulator, which produces MSTLAHTMMTAARSVDPGLAGPGELDRYPFAEAPGAERVASPVWDGADTDLGRVGRRSAGSRGRGLHGQLVQQLGQMIVSGDLGADRPLVPEEIGQRFEVSRTVVRESLRVLEAKGLVSARPNVGTRVRPVSDWNLLDPDIIEWRAFGPSRDDQRRELAELRWTIEPLAARLAAGHGREDVQQRLTDMVEIMGHALAQGDAITFARADAEFHNLLIQLAGNRMLEHLSGIVSAALQVSGSPVTGCDRPTEASIAHHGRILEALAAGDANAAEAAMRQLLTVHPEVERVVPAPREH; this is translated from the coding sequence GTGAGTACCCTTGCGCACACCATGATGACCGCCGCCCGCTCCGTCGACCCCGGCCTCGCCGGACCGGGCGAACTCGACCGCTACCCCTTCGCCGAGGCGCCCGGCGCCGAACGCGTGGCCTCGCCTGTCTGGGACGGGGCGGATACCGACCTCGGCCGGGTCGGCCGCCGTTCGGCGGGCAGCCGCGGCCGCGGGCTGCACGGCCAACTCGTCCAGCAGCTCGGCCAGATGATCGTGTCGGGCGACCTGGGCGCCGACCGGCCGCTCGTACCGGAGGAGATCGGACAGCGTTTCGAGGTCTCCCGTACGGTGGTCCGTGAATCGCTGCGCGTGCTGGAGGCGAAGGGGCTCGTCAGCGCCCGCCCCAATGTCGGGACCCGCGTCCGCCCCGTGAGCGACTGGAACCTGCTCGACCCCGACATCATCGAATGGCGGGCCTTCGGCCCCTCGCGCGACGACCAGCGCCGTGAGCTGGCCGAGCTGCGCTGGACCATCGAGCCCCTCGCCGCCCGCCTGGCGGCCGGCCACGGCCGGGAGGACGTCCAGCAGCGCCTCACCGACATGGTGGAGATCATGGGCCACGCCCTGGCCCAGGGCGACGCGATCACGTTCGCCCGTGCGGACGCCGAATTCCACAACCTGCTGATCCAGCTCGCCGGCAACCGCATGCTGGAGCACCTCTCGGGCATCGTCTCCGCCGCCCTCCAGGTCTCCGGGTCCCCCGTCACCGGCTGTGACCGGCCCACCGAGGCCTCGATCGCCCACCACGGGCGGATCCTGGAGGCGCTCGCGGCCGGGGACGCGAACGCGGCCGAGGCGGCCATGCGCCAACTGCTCACGGTCCACCCGGAAGTAGAGCGCGTCGTTCCGGCGCCGCGCGAGCACTGA